One stretch of Arthrobacter polaris DNA includes these proteins:
- a CDS encoding 3-hydroxyacyl-CoA dehydrogenase NAD-binding domain-containing protein gives MSEKTXQQTNTIRWEXDADGVVTLTMDDPNQSANTMNSNYTDSMQAAVDRLSAEIAADKASISGVILTSAKXTFFAGGDLKDLIAATPDDAQRVFDLGQKIKSQLRTLETLGKPVVAAINGAALGGGLEIALACHHRIAADTRGSVIGLPEVTLGLLPGGGGIVRTVRLLGIADATTKVLLQXQKYKPRKAQEIGLVHEVVDTVEELIPAAKAWIAANPDAVQPWDVAKYRIPGGTPTTPAFAANLPAFPATLRKQLKXXNYPAPRAILAVAVESTQVDVDTAFEIESRYFVQLVTGQVSSNMIKAFFFDMGHIASGGSPAGFXKYTAKKVAVLGAGMMGAGIAYVCARGGMDVVLKDVSLEAAERGKNYSKTLMDKAVSXGQSTQEQADELLAKITXTTEAADVDGCDLVIEAVFENVEVKQAAFAEIQDLVDAGAVLGSNTSTLPITSLAEGVRSQENFIGLHFFSPVDKMPLLEIIAGXNTSDETLAKAFDIAVQIHKTXIVVNDSRGFFTSRVIGTFINEAIAMLGEGIAAPSIEQAGLQAGYPAAPLQLADELNLTLLAKIQKETKAGLEAENGVQXYRHHAGYDVVDRMIEEFHRTGKLGGAGFYKYADGHRAGLWEGLKETFGGTHEIPFMDMQERMLFAESLETVKCLDEXVLRSVEDANIGSILGIGFXAWTGGVVQYMNGYDGGLAGFVARARELAATYGEHFLPXASLVAKAEKARCTDGWYWYWYWHRCGRARLHPRVDGLHRGAGTHRGCRGCAADWPWPREHDGAGLXGRAAASXCRTRCR, from the coding sequence ATGAGCGAGAAAACGNTGCAGCAGACAAACACCATCCGCTGGGAANAAGACGCCGACGGCGTTGTCACCTTGACCATGGATGACCCTAACCAGTCGGCCAACACCATGAACAGCAACTACACCGACTCGATGCAGGCCGCTGTGGACCGGCTGAGCGCAGAAATTGCTGCGGATAAGGCCAGCATCAGCGGCGTCATACTGACCTCGGCCAAANAGACGTTCTTTGCTGGCGGTGATCTCAAGGACCTCATTGCAGCCACCCCGGATGATGCGCAAAGGGTCTTTGACCTGGGGCAAAAGATCAAGTCCCAGCTGCGCACCCTTGAAACTCTGGGCAAGCCGGTTGTTGCAGCCATCAACGGCGCAGCCCTCGGCGGAGGGCTGGAAATCGCACTGGCCTGCCACCACCGCATTGCAGCGGACACCCGAGGCTCGGTTATTGGTCTGCCTGAAGTGACGCTGGGCTTACTGCCCGGAGGCGGCGGCATTGTCCGCACGGTGCGCCTGCTGGGCATCGCTGACGCCACCACGAAAGTGCTGTTGCAGNGGCAGAAATACAAACCACGCAAAGCACAAGAAATTGGTCTTGTCCATGAAGTTGTGGACACGGTAGAGGAGCTCATTCCGGCTGCCAAGGCCTGGATCGCGGCCAACCCGGACGCCGTGCAACCCTGGGACGTAGCCAAATACAGGATTCCCGGTGGCACTCCCACCACACCGGCATTCGCTGCCAACCTGCCCGCGTTTCCAGCGACTCTGCGCAAACAGCTTAAGNGGNCTAATTACCCGGCCCCACGGGCCATCTTGGCAGTGGCCGTGGAAAGCACCCAAGTGGATGTGGATACGGCGTTTGAGATTGAATCGCGCTATTTTGTTCAGTTGGTGACCGGACAGGTTTCAAGCAACATGATCAAGGCGTTCTTCTTTGACATGGGCCATATTGCCTCCGGCGGCAGCCCGGCGGGCTTTGNNAAATACACGGCCAAGAAGGTGGCCGTTCTGGGTGCAGGCATGATGGGTGCCGGCATCGCCTATGTGTGCGCCCGCGGCGGTATGGACGTGGTGCTGAAGGACGTCTCCCTCGAAGCGGCAGAGCGCGGCAAGAATTACTCCAAGACGCTCATGGACAAGGCAGTGTCCNGGGGTCAGTCAACCCAAGAACAGGCAGATGAACTGCTGGCCAAGATCACCNCCACCACTGAGGCTGCCGATGTGGACGGGTGCGATCTTGTCATCGAGGCAGTCTTTGAAAACGTGGAGGTCAAGCAGGCGGCCTTCGCCGAAATTCAAGACTTGGTGGACGCCGGCGCCGTGTTGGGCTCAAATACCTCCACACTACCCATCACCTCGCTGGCCGAGGGTGTACGGAGCCAAGAGAACTTCATTGGCCTGCATTTCTTCTCCCCGGTGGATAAGATGCCGTTGCTGGAAATCATTGCCGGCNAAAATACCTCCGATGAGACCCTGGCTAAGGCCTTCGACATCGCCGTGCAGATCCACAAAACCNCCATTGTGGTCAATGATTCCCGTGGCTTCTTCACCAGCCGCGTCATTGGCACGTTCATAAATGAGGCCATCGCCATGCTGGGTGAGGGCATTGCTGCTCCCTCCATCGAGCAGGCCGGGCTCCAAGCCGGCTACCCCGCCGCGCCGCTACAGCTGGCCGATGAACTGAACCTGACACTCCTGGCGAAGATCCAAAAGGAGACCAAGGCCGGGCTTGAGGCCGAAAATGGGGTGCAANAATACCGCCACCATGCCGGCTATGACGTGGTGGACCGGATGATCGAGGAATTCCACCGCACCGGAAAACTCGGCGGCGCCGGTTTCTACAAGTACGCCGATGGCCACCGTGCAGGTTTGTGGGAGGGCTTGAAAGAAACGTTCGGCGGCACCCATGAAATCCCGTTCATGGACATGCAGGAGCGGATGCTCTTTGCCGAGTCCCTGGAAACGGTCAAGTGCCTGGACGAGNGGGTGTTGCGCAGTGTGGAGGACGCGAACATCGGCTCCATCTTGGGCATCGGCTTCNCCGCTTGGACCGGCGGCGTGGTGCAGTACATGAACGGGTACGACGGCGGATTGGCAGGTTTCGTGGCACGCGCACGCGAGCTGGCAGCCACATACGGCGAGCATTTTCTGCCCNCTGCTTCGCTGGTTGCCAAGGCCGAAAAGGCGAGATGTACTGATGGCTGGTACTGGTACTGGTACTGGCACCGGTGCGGCCGGGCCCGCCTTCACCCACGCGTGGACGGCCTTCACCGTGGAGCAGGCACCCACCGCGGGTGCCGCGGTTGTGCGGCTGATTGGCCCTGGCCGCGGGAACATGATGGGGCTGGCCTTTNGGGCAGAGCTGCCGCAAGTTNTTGCCGCACTCGATGCCGATGA
- a CDS encoding crotonase/enoyl-CoA hydratase family protein produces MRLIGPGRGNMMGLAFXAELPQVXAALDADESVRAVVLTGAGAHFSTGLDVQEVLGAWLGKLGPGSVAQAAQRTELLGLIREFQDGITAVARCRKPVIAAVSGWCIGGGXDLISAADVRLACVDAKFSVREAKLAIVADVGSLQRLRGIIGEGQLRELALTGKDITAEHAGRIGLVNDVYPDAAALISAALRMAEEIAANSPLAVAGTKAVLNEDREERVARGLRHVSLWNSAFXHSEDLLEAVAAMREHRXGVFRGK; encoded by the coding sequence GTGCGGCTGATTGGCCCTGGCCGCGGGAACATGATGGGGCTGGCCTTTNGGGCAGAGCTGCCGCAAGTTNTTGCCGCACTCGATGCCGATGAATCCGTCCGGGCCGTGGTGCTCACCGGTGCAGGAGCACACTTCAGTACCGGGCTTGATGTGCAGGAAGTGCTGGGCGCCTGGCTGGGCAAACTGGGCCCAGGATCCGTGGCACAAGCGGCTCAGCGCACGGAACTATTGGGCCTGATCAGAGAGTTCCAAGACGGCATCACAGCCGTGGCCAGGTGCCGTAAACCTGTCATTGCCGCCGTATCAGGGTGGTGTATTGGCGGTGGGNTGGACCTGATCAGCGCAGCGGATGTGCGCCTTGCTTGCGTCGATGCGAAGTTTAGCGTCAGGGAAGCCAAGCTAGCAATCGTCGCTGACGTGGGCAGCTTGCAACGGCTGCGCGGCATCATTGGTGAGGGCCAGCTGCGAGAGCTTGCTCTGACGGGCAAGGACATCACGGCGGAACATGCCGGGAGAATCGGCCTGGTTAATGACGTCTACCCGGATGCGGCGGCACTTATATCAGCGGCCCTGCGCATGGCCGAAGAGATCGCCGCCAATTCACCGCTGGCCGTGGCAGGCACCAAGGCAGTGCTCAATGAGGACCGTGAGGAACGGGTGGCTCGTGGGCTACGCCACGTGTCTTTGTGGAACTCCGCGTTTNTGCACAGTGAGGATTTGCTGGAGGCCGTGGCCGCGATGAGGGAGCACCGTNCAGGAGTGTTTAGGGGCAAATAG
- a CDS encoding MarR family winged helix-turn-helix transcriptional regulator has protein sequence MASASPLPMDPIAEAKRQWVAHGWSEAADAMAAYSSVMRAHQLMYSRVDAALKPLGLSYARLELLRLLSFTRDGALPMASASARLQVHPTSVTSVVDRLEKDAMVHREAXPTDGRATLVVLTDAGRELAEEATAVLNADVFATPGIPAAELTLLTQILARFRRASGDFIDPVDYPEPL, from the coding sequence ATGGCCTCTGCATCCCCGCTGCCCATGGACCCCATTGCCGAAGCAAAGCGACAATGGGTAGCCCACGGCTGGAGCGAAGCGGCCGACGCCATGGCCGCCTATTCATCCGTCATGCGCGCTCACCAGTTGATGTACAGCAGGGTTGATGCGGCTCTGAAACCTTTGGGTCTGTCCTACGCCCGGCTGGAACTGCTGCGGCTTTTGTCATTCACGCGCGACGGCGCCCTGCCGATGGCCAGTGCCAGCGCCCGGCTTCAGGTGCACCCCACCTCTGTGACTAGCGTGGTGGACAGGCTAGAGAAGGACGCCATGGTTCACAGGGAGGCCCANCCCACCGACGGTCGGGCCACACTTGTGGTTTTGACCGACGCTGGCCGGGAGCTGGCGGAGGAAGCCACCGCCGTCCTCAACGCCGATGTGTTTGCCACNCCCGGTATCCCTGCCGCCGAGCTGACGCTGCTGACACAAATTCTTGCCCGCTTCCGCCGCGCTTCAGGAGACTTCATCGATCCCGTGGACTATCCGGAACCGCTATAA
- a CDS encoding electron transfer flavoprotein subunit alpha/FixB family protein, with product MANVLTLIELTXTGAVAXSANGLLAAAASLGTLVAVVATADELSPETTLNLGLAGAAVIYQGISPQVGSVLTAPAVEALESAVAAYAPAAVLVANSVDGREIAARLSVRVGGAMLNDVVSVRIDGARIVAGHSIFGGAYDVESTVEGGLPIITVRQGAIDGVETAGGGAVEIITTALTGTGTGARIDSVDDAPAGHARPELRVAKTVVSXXRGLGSKENFALVEQLADALGAAVGASRAAVDAGFVDQHAQVGQTGXSVSPQLYIALGISGAIQHRAGMQTAKAIVAINKDSDSPIFDVADFGIVGDVFTVVPQLIQVLAARSH from the coding sequence ATGGCAAATGTTCTCACTCTCATTGAATTGACCNCCACCGGTGCGGTTGCCNCCTCTGCCAACGGTTTGTTGGCCGCAGCGGCATCGCTGGGAACCCTGGTTGCCGTCGTTGCTACCGCAGATGAACTGAGCCCGGAAACTACTCTCAACTTGGGACTGGCCGGAGCCGCCGTGATTTACCAGGGCATCAGCCCGCAGGTGGGTTCGGTGTTGACAGCGCCTGCCGTGGAGGCGTTGGAAAGCGCTGTCGCCGCGTACGCCCCAGCCGCTGTTCTGGTGGCCAACTCGGTCGACGGGCGAGAGATTGCGGCCCGCTTGTCCGTCCGGGTGGGCGGTGCCATGCTCAACGACGTCGTCTCTGTCCGCATCGACGGCGCACGCATCGTGGCGGGGCACTCCATCTTTGGTGGCGCCTATGACGTGGAATCCACTGTTGAGGGCGGACTACCCATCATCACTGTGCGCCAAGGCGCCATTGACGGTGTGGAAACTGCAGGTGGCGGTGCGGTGGAGATCATCACCACCGCGTTGACTGGAACTGGTACCGGAGCGCGGATTGACTCGGTCGATGACGCCCCTGCCGGTCACGCCCGGCCAGAATTGCGGGTTGCCAAGACTGTGGTCTCGNGGNGACGTGGCCTGGGATCCAAGGAAAACTTTGCCTTGGTTGAACAATTAGCGGATGCTTTGGGTGCAGCTGTCGGGGCGTCCCGTGCTGCTGTTGACGCTGGCTTCGTTGACCAACACGCACAAGTGGGCCAGACAGGGNTGAGCGTCTCGCCACAGCTGTATATTGCGCTGGGCATCTCCGGCGCCATCCAGCACCGAGCAGGCATGCAAACAGCAAAGGCCATCGTGGCGATCAACAAGGATTCAGATTCGCCTATCTTTGACGTGGCCGACTTTGGGATTGTGGGCGATGTGTTCACCGTGGTGCCGCAATTAATTCAAGTGCTGGCTGCCAGGTCTCACTGA
- a CDS encoding electron transfer flavoprotein subunit beta/FixA family protein → MKIVVLIKQVPNTAEERTLAPDTGWLERETADNVVDEINERALEVALRCKDADKSTEIVVLTMGPEEATKAIRKALSMXADSGVHVLDDGLAGADAARTAAVLAAALRTVGADVIVAGNESTDGRGGVVPAMVAEHLSLPLVGGLSVVELGTGTVSGTRQRESGSLRISAPLPAVVTVTERTAEARFPNFKGILTAKRKPVSTLSLSDLDVAATGADAVVLTHSERPARTAGRXIIDDGTAGTLLAGYLIENRLV, encoded by the coding sequence ATGAAGATCGTCGTTCTTATTAAGCAAGTACCAAACACAGCGGAGGAGCGCACACTGGCCCCGGACACCGGGTGGTTGGAGCGCGAAACGGCGGACAACGTTGTGGATGAGATCAACGAGCGTGCCCTAGAAGTGGCGTTGCGGTGCAAGGATGCGGATAAATCAACGGAGATCGTGGTGCTGACCATGGGCCCGGAAGAAGCCACCAAAGCCATTCGTAAAGCGCTGTCCATGNGGGCCGATTCCGGTGTCCACGTGCTCGATGACGGGTTGGCCGGTGCCGATGCAGCACGCACTGCAGCCGTCTTGGCAGCAGCACTTCGCACCGTTGGTGCCGATGTGATTGTGGCCGGCAATGAATCAACGGACGGCCGCGGTGGCGTGGTCCCGGCCATGGTGGCCGAGCACTTGTCCCTGCCGCTGGTAGGTGGGCTCTCCGTCGTCGAACTTGGCACGGGAACTGTCTCGGGGACGCGTCAGAGGGAGAGTGGATCGCTGAGAATCAGCGCACCCCTGCCCGCGGTTGTCACGGTGACGGAGCGGACTGCGGAGGCACGGTTTCCCAATTTCAAAGGAATTTTGACGGCCAAGCGTAAGCCAGTGTCCACACTGTCACTGAGCGATCTAGACGTGGCCGCAACCGGCGCCGATGCAGTGGTGCTGACCCACAGCGAACGGCCGGCGCGTACGGCTGGACGANAAATAATTGACGACGGAACCGCCGGAACACTGCTGGCTGGCTACCTCATTGAAAACCGCTTGGTCTAG
- a CDS encoding acetyl-CoA C-acetyltransferase, with the protein MSEQVVPEAFVYDAIRTPRGRGKKGSLHGTKPIDLVVGLIDALRERNPGLDETTIDDLILGVVSPIGDQGAVIARTAVIAAGLPDTVGGVQINRFCASGLEAVNMAAAKVRSGWDQLIIAGGVESMSRVPIGSDGGAWAMDPATNYDSYFVPQGVGADLIATMEGFSRVDVDAYAVRSQRLAAQAWKEGRFAKSVIPVKDHNGLVILDHDEHMRPESTPESQAGLRPAXAGMGEAGGFDAVALQKFHAVEXIDHVHTAANSSGIVDGAALVLVGSAQVGTKLSLKPRARIVATATSGADPTIMLTGPTPATVKLLKTAGLSVADIDLFEINEAFASVVLKYQKDLGIPDEKLNVNGGAIAMGHPLGATGAMILGTVLDELERTDKHRAVITLCIGGGMGVATLIERV; encoded by the coding sequence GTGAGCGAACAAGTTGTACCGGAAGCATTTGTTTACGACGCCATCCGCACTCCCCGAGGCCGCGGCAAGAAAGGATCCTTGCACGGCACCAAGCCCATTGACCTGGTGGTGGGCCTGATCGATGCCCTCCGGGAAAGAAACCCGGGGCTGGATGAAACCACCATTGACGATTTGATTCTGGGTGTCGTCTCACCCATTGGCGATCAAGGAGCGGTCATTGCCCGCACCGCGGTGATCGCCGCAGGACTGCCTGACACCGTGGGTGGGGTGCAAATCAACAGGTTCTGCGCCTCAGGACTGGAGGCCGTGAACATGGCCGCTGCGAAAGTGCGTTCGGGCTGGGATCAGCTCATCATCGCTGGTGGCGTGGAATCCATGTCCCGGGTACCTATTGGATCCGACGGCGGAGCCTGGGCCATGGACCCGGCCACCAACTATGACAGCTACTTTGTGCCCCAGGGTGTTGGTGCAGACCTCATCGCCACCATGGAGGGCTTCAGCCGGGTAGACGTGGATGCTTACGCCGTGCGCTCGCAGCGGCTGGCCGCACAGGCCTGGAAAGAAGGCCGCTTCGCCAAGTCCGTCATCCCGGTCAAGGACCACAACGGGCTTGTGATCCTCGATCATGACGAGCACATGCGCCCTGAATCAACCCCGGAGTCCCAAGCCGGGTTGCGCCCAGCCNTTGCAGGCATGGGTGAGGCCGGCGGCTTTGACGCCGTTGCGCTGCAGAAATTCCATGCTGTGGAANAGATTGATCACGTCCATACTGCCGCAAACTCGTCCGGAATTGTCGACGGCGCAGCGCTGGTCCTGGTGGGAAGTGCACAGGTGGGCACAAAGTTGTCTCTGAAACCGCGGGCCCGGATTGTGGCCACAGCAACCTCCGGCGCCGATCCCACCATCATGCTGACAGGCCCCACCCCGGCAACCGTGAAGCTGCTGAAAACGGCCGGCCTGAGCGTGGCGGACATTGATCTGTTTGAAATCAATGAGGCTTTCGCCTCTGTGGTCCTGAAGTACCAAAAGGATCTGGGCATTCCCGATGAAAAGCTTAACGTCAACGGCGGGGCCATCGCCATGGGCCACCCACTGGGAGCCACCGGAGCCATGATTTTAGGCACCGTACTTGATGAGCTGGAACGTACGGACAAGCACCGGGCAGTGATCACCTTGTGCATTGGTGGCGGCATGGGTGTAGCAACTTTGATTGAGAGGGTCTAG
- a CDS encoding cytochrome b/b6 domain-containing protein, with product MSTPKNKQAASLHARWQALGLWMKVAVSAAILVVVLLVLVLAARWLTNLEPLKSFMETYPGAAELPANAXVXLPAWLGWQHFXNMFFILLIIRSGWQVRTTKRPAAHWIRNNKGLLKTKGNPTKISLDLWFHLTLDALWVLNGAIFIVVLFATGQWMRIVPTSWDVFPNAISAGLQYLSLDWPTDNGWVNYNGLQLLAYFLTVFIAAPLAIITGLRMSGAWPKNATTLNKIYPIQAARAIHFPVMIYFVGFIIVHVTLVLATGALRNLNHMYASSDAVNWWXFGIFALSLVVMAAAWFLASPLFLRPIASLMGKVTK from the coding sequence ATGTCGACCCCGAAGAATAAGCAGGCCGCTAGCCTTCATGCACGGTGGCAGGCCTTGGGCCTGTGGATGAAAGTTGCCGTTTCTGCGGCAATTTTGGTGGTGGTTTTACTGGTCCTTGTGCTGGCTGCGCGCTGGCTGACGAACCTTGAACCGTTGAAGTCCTTTATGGAAACTTATCCCGGCGCCGCCGAACTGCCCGCCAACGCCNCTGTGNGGCTGCCTGCTTGGCTGGGCTGGCAGCACTTTNTGAACATGTTCTTCATTCTTCTGATCATCCGTTCGGGATGGCAGGTGCGCACCACTAAGCGTCCTGCCGCGCACTGGATCCGTAACAATAAGGGTCTGCTCAAGACCAAGGGAAACCCCACCAAGATCAGCCTGGACCTGTGGTTCCACCTCACCCTCGATGCCCTATGGGTGCTCAACGGCGCCATCTTCATCGTGGTCCTGTTCGCCACCGGACAGTGGATGCGGATTGTGCCCACCAGTTGGGATGTGTTCCCCAACGCTATCTCAGCCGGGCTACAGTACCTCTCCCTTGACTGGCCCACAGATAACGGCTGGGTGAACTACAACGGCCTGCAGCTGCTGGCGTACTTCCTGACGGTGTTCATCGCAGCCCCGCTGGCCATCATCACGGGCCTGCGCATGTCCGGGGCTTGGCCCAAGAACGCCACCACGCTGAACAAGATCTACCCCATCCAAGCTGCCCGGGCCATACACTTCCCAGTCATGATTTACTTTGTTGGCTTCATTATTGTGCACGTGACACTGGTCCTGGCCACCGGCGCCCTGCGCAACTTGAACCACATGTACGCCTCATCCGACGCCGTGAACTGGTGGNGGTTTGGCATCTTTGCCCTCTCACTGGTGGTCATGGCAGCCGCATGGTTCCTGGCCAGCCCCTTGTTCCTTCGGCCCATCGCATCCCTGATGGGCAAGGTCACCAAATAG
- a CDS encoding MBL fold metallo-hydrolase, translated as MITITGHEQFQAWKDKVLXGVEEVRPGVWSIPVPFIDNPMRYTLAYLLVGDGEVALVDPGWDSDEGWDVLTAGLAVAGLEPAGITGIVVTHFHPDHLGMAARLRAASGAWVALGENEPLPTRWRSDPEKFIAHDRAQFCEWGVPAEFLDEVSFDTDTWAQMTNVQEPQRRLANGELLPIAGIQVRVLATPGHTPGHIALVDEANQLILTGDHVLPRITXHVSLEAQNHANPLGDYFHSLAIMGIGADMEVLPAHEYRFRGLSERVTELKQHTCERSQEVIAVLESGIAKSVWDVAKELTWSRGFSSLHGFTLRLALAETASHLVYLAEQGRVVDIAVSRGVREVIAVPDSPRDR; from the coding sequence ATGATCACTATTACCGGACACGAACAATTTCAGGCGTGGAAGGACAAAGTGCTCNCCGGGGTGGAGGAGGTGCGCCCCGGTGTTTGGTCAATCCCTGTCCCCTTCATCGACAATCCGATGCGCTACACCTTGGCCTACCTACTGGTTGGAGACGGGGAAGTAGCACTGGTGGATCCTGGCTGGGACTCCGATGAAGGGTGGGATGTTCTCACGGCCGGGCTGGCCGTTGCAGGGCTAGAGCCAGCGGGCATCACAGGGATTGTTGTCACCCACTTTCATCCGGATCATTTGGGTATGGCTGCGCGGCTACGTGCTGCATCCGGGGCGTGGGTGGCCTTGGGCGAGAACGAACCGCTGCCCACACGCTGGCGCAGCGACCCGGAGAAGTTTATTGCCCATGACAGGGCACAGTTTTGTGAGTGGGGTGTACCCGCGGAATTTCTGGACGAGGTCAGCTTTGACACTGACACGTGGGCGCAAATGACAAATGTTCAAGAACCGCAGCGTCGGCTCGCCAACGGAGAGCTCCTGCCCATTGCTGGAATTCAGGTGCGAGTGCTCGCTACGCCGGGCCATACACCCGGGCATATCGCTTTGGTGGATGAAGCCAACCAGCTGATCCTGACGGGTGATCACGTGTTGCCGCGCATCACCNCCCATGTTTCCCTTGAAGCCCAAAACCACGCCAATCCGCTGGGTGATTACTTTCATTCACTGGCAATCATGGGCATCGGCGCTGACATGGAAGTCCTGCCAGCCCACGAATACCGTTTTCGCGGCCTGTCAGAGCGTGTCACTGAGCTGAAACAGCATACCTGCGAGCGCTCGCAGGAAGTTATTGCCGTCCTTGAATCGGGGATCGCGAAATCGGTGTGGGATGTGGCTAAGGAACTGACGTGGTCGCGCGGATTCAGTTCGTTGCATGGATTTACGCTGCGTCTTGCCCTGGCCGAGACGGCAAGTCATCTGGTGTATTTGGCGGAGCAGGGAAGGGTGGTTGACATTGCTGTCTCGCGCGGTGTGCGGGAGGTTATAGCGGTTCCGGATAGTCCACGGGATCGATGA
- a CDS encoding long-chain-fatty-acid--CoA ligase translates to MYLTQGLHRSLQATPQRIATIYKDRVRTYAEHADRIARFAAGLHGXGVKVGDRVAILSLNSDRYAEYLLAVPWAXAAVNPVNIRWSPAEIAYSMTDSDTHVLLIDDAFVPMAPALLAKAPGLTTLIHCGDGPTPEGMISYEDLVAGNEPVQDAYRNGDDLAGVYYTGGTTGTPKGVMLSHTNFVVSGMGTAATGELLKADSILLHAAPMFHLADLAAWCGLTILGGTHVMVPFFEPISVFKAMAEHQTTDVLLVPTMIQILVDHPESANYDLSSMERMLYGGSSISEGVLQRTKARXPGXRLTQAYGQTEAAPVITLLLPDDHEGESIRSGGRAAPHCQVAILDLDGTETAIGEVXEICAKGAHIMQGYWNNPEQSAEALQGGWLHTGDLGYLDARGFVYVVDRLKDMIVTGXENVYSAEVENALSKHXAVASSAVIGVPDEHYGERVHAVVVLAPGKSATAETLQDFCREHIAGYKIPRSFEFPQALPISGAGKILKRELRQSYAAAQA, encoded by the coding sequence ATGTATCTCACTCAAGGACTTCACCGCTCATTACAGGCAACACCACAGCGGATTGCCACGATCTACAAGGACCGTGTGCGCACCTATGCTGAGCACGCTGATCGGATTGCCCGGTTCGCTGCTGGGTTGCACGGCNTTGGGGTGAAGGTTGGGGACCGGGTGGCTATCTTGTCCCTCAATAGTGACAGATACGCCGAATATCTTCTGGCCGTCCCGTGGGCGNGGGCCGCTGTGAACCCCGTGAACATCAGGTGGAGCCCGGCGGAGATCGCCTACTCCATGACCGATTCTGACACGCATGTGCTGCTCATTGACGATGCTTTTGTGCCCATGGCGCCGGCTCTGTTGGCGAAGGCTCCAGGACTAACCACGCTCATCCATTGCGGCGACGGCCCCACCCCGGAGGGGATGATTTCCTACGAGGATCTTGTAGCCGGGAACGAACCGGTTCAGGACGCCTACCGGAATGGGGATGACCTGGCTGGTGTCTATTACACCGGAGGAACCACCGGCACACCCAAGGGTGTCATGCTCAGCCACACGAACTTTGTGGTTTCTGGGATGGGTACCGCTGCCACGGGTGAGCTGCTTAAAGCTGATTCAATCCTTCTCCACGCCGCCCCCATGTTCCACCTAGCCGACCTCGCTGCCTGGTGTGGGCTGACCATTCTCGGTGGCACCCATGTCATGGTCCCCTTCTTTGAACCCATCAGCGTGTTCAAGGCGATGGCAGAGCACCAGACGACGGACGTCTTATTAGTTCCCACCATGATTCAGATCCTGGTGGACCACCCGGAGTCGGCCAACTACGATCTTTCTTCCATGGAACGGATGCTCTACGGTGGTTCCTCTATTTCCGAGGGAGTGCTCCAGCGCACCAAGGCCCGTNTTCCCGGGNTGCGTCTTACCCAGGCTTACGGTCAGACCGAGGCCGCGCCTGTGATCACCCTGCTGCTGCCGGATGACCATGAAGGGGAGAGCATTCGCTCCGGTGGGCGGGCAGCACCACACTGTCAAGTGGCCATTTTGGATCTGGACGGGACGGAGACCGCCATCGGTGAGGTGNGGGAGATCTGCGCTAAGGGCGCCCACATCATGCAGGGCTACTGGAACAATCCGGAGCAAAGCGCCGAAGCGCTCCAGGGCGGCTGGTTGCACACCGGGGACCTTGGCTACCTTGACGCCCGCGGCTTTGTGTACGTGGTTGACAGGCTTAAGGACATGATTGTTACCGGGNGAGAAAACGTGTACTCGGCTGAGGTGGAAAACGCGCTGAGCAAGCACNCCGCGGTGGCATCCTCGGCCGTCATTGGAGTCCCGGATGAGCACTACGGTGAGCGCGTGCACGCCGTGGTTGTCCTGGCACCGGGGAAAAGTGCCACGGCCGAAACGCTGCAGGACTTTTGCCGTGAACACATCGCCGGGTACAAGATCCCGCGCAGCTTTGAATTCCCGCAAGCACTACCCATCTCCGGTGCAGGAAAAATCCTCAAGCGCGAGCTGCGCCAGAGCTACGCCGCGGCGCAGGCCTAG